A portion of the Lolium rigidum isolate FL_2022 chromosome 1, APGP_CSIRO_Lrig_0.1, whole genome shotgun sequence genome contains these proteins:
- the LOC124683755 gene encoding uncharacterized protein LOC124683755, whose protein sequence is MDFPLDPVSSLPIYAACPAEVAVLSLHGDDSASSYAGPAAAGASVIGDLADGASVGDVGSAMALIPRSQPVSTIPSLLGGRRGFVSAAHLPIEHIALISRVRWRNQLGVSQRSWDEVIDPCLGTTFDSINEAYDFYNLHSCEHGFGIRYGKSRLNSEKTKCMQEIVCGCSRKPTGENTRSCRCECPAMIRLLRSADNGWYITEHRVTHNHVLTETCGEFVEVVGTK, encoded by the exons ATGGATTTCCCTCTGGATCCGGTGAGCAG TCTACCAATCTATGCTGCATGCCCAGCGGAGGTAGCCGTCTTGAGCTTGCATGGGGACGACTCTGCCAGCAGCTACGCTGGCCCCGCGGCGGCCGGTGCATCGGTGATCGGGGATCTCGCAGACGGAGCTAGTGTCGGAGATGTCGGCAGCGCGATGGCCCTGATTCCGCGCAGTCAACCGGTATCGACAATCCCCAGTCTGCTGGGTGGACGAAGAG GGTTCGTGTCGGCCGCGCACCTCCCGATAGAACACATTGCGCTGATCAGCAGAGTGCGCTGGAGAAATCAGTTAGGTGTTTCACAGAGAAGCTGGGACGAGGTCATAGACCCATGCCTCGGCACAACATTTGACTCTATAAATGAGGCATACGATTTCTATAATTTGCATTCATGTGAGCATGGCTTTGGGATAAGATATGGGAAGAGCCGGTTAAATTCGGAGAAGACGAAATGCATGCAAGAGATTGTCTGCGGTTGCTCG AGGAAGCCTACCGGTGAAAATACAAGGTCTTGCCGCTgtgaatgccctgctatgattcgcCTGCTGAGATCTGCTGACAATGGTTGGTACATTACTGAGCATAGGGTGACTCACAACCATGTGCTGACGGAGACGTGCGGTGAATTTGTAGAAGTCGTTGGCACCAAGTAA
- the LOC124694535 gene encoding histone deacetylase 1 isoform X2: protein MDISAGGGGNSLPTTGTDGSKRRVCYFYDAEVGNYYYGQGHPMKPHRIRMTHALLAHYGLLDQMQVLKPHPARDRDLCRFHADDYVSFLRSVTPETQQDQIRALKRFNVGEDCPVFDGLYTFCQTYAGGSVGGAVKLNHGHDIAINWAGGLHHAKKCEASGFCYVNDIVLAILELLKYHQRVLYVDIDIHHGDGVEEAFYTTDRVMTVSFHKFGDYFPGTGDIRDVGHSKGKYYSLNVPLDDGIDDESYQSLFKPIMAKVMEIFRPGAVVLQCGADSLSGDRLGCFNLSIKGHAECVRFMRSFNVPVLLLGGGGYTIRNVARCWCYETGVALGHELADKMPLNEYYEYFGPDYTLHVAPSNMENKNTHRQLDEIRSRLLDNLTKLRHAPSVQFQERPPEAEQPEQDEDLENPDERHHADSDMEMDHAKPLEDSERKSSIQSMRVKRESAETKATDQDGNGIDVEQVRGTESVADGVASSKQASPIDASSMAIDEPGTVMAEPERSNKVQEQPAMHQKP from the exons ATGGAcatctccgccggcggcggcggcaactcGCTCCCCACCACCGGCACGGACGGCTCCAAGCGCCGCGTCTGCTACTTCTACGACGCGGAGGTGGGCAACTACTACTACGGGCAGGGCCACCCGATGAAGCCGCACCGCATCCGCATGACTCACGCCCTGCTCGCCCACTACGGCCTCCTCGACCAGATGCAGGTCCTCAAGCCGCACCCCGCCCGCGACCGCGACCTCTGCCGCTTCCACGCCGACGACTACGTCTCCTTCCTCCGCTCTGTCACCCCCGAGACGCAGCAGGACCAGATCCGCGCCCTCAAGCGCTTCAACGTCGGCGAGGACTGCCCCGTCTTCGACGGCCTCTACACCTTCTGCCAGACCTACGCCGGCGGCTCCGTCGGCGGCGCCGTCAAGCTCAACCACGGACACGACATCGCCATCAACTGGGCCGGCGGCCTGCACCACGCCAAGAAGTGCGAGGCGTCAGGATTCTGCTACGTCAACGACATCGTACTCGCCATCCTCGAGCTCCTCAAATACCACCAG CGCGTTCTCTATGTGGATATCGATATCCACCACGGGGACGGCGTGGAGGAGGCGTTCTACACCACGGACAGGGTGATGACGGTCTCGTTCCACAAGTTTGGGGATTATTTCCCGGGGACCGGAGACATTCGTGATGTTGGCCACTCCAAGGGGAAGTACTACTCCCTGAATGTCCCGTTGGACGACGGGATCGATGACGAGAGCTACCAATCGTTGTTCAAGCCGATCATGGCCAAGGTTATGGAGATTTTCCGCCCTGGCGCCGTGGTGCTCCAGTGCGGCGCGGACTCCTTGTCGGGTGACAGGTTGGGCTGCTTCAACCTATCCATCAAGGGGCACGCGGAGTGCGTGAGATTCATGAGGTCCTTCAATGTCCCCGTGCTGCTGCTTGGCGGCGGCGGGTATACCATCAGAAACGTTGCGAGATGTTGGTGCTATGAG ACAGGAGTGGCACTTGGTCATGAGCTTGCTGACAAGATGCCGCTAAATGAGTATTATGAGTATTTTGGTCCAGATTATACTCTTCATGTTGCACCAAGTAACATGGAGAACAAAAACACACACAGGCAATTGGATGAAATAAGATCAAGACTTCTCGATAATCTTACAAAACTCCGACATGCTCCTAGTGTTCAGTTTCAAGAGCGACCTCCTGAGGCCGAGCAACCTGAG CAAGATGAAGATCTAGAGAATCCTGATGAAAGGCATCATGCTGATTCTGATATGGAAATGGATCATGCCAAGCCTCTGGAGGACTCtgaaag GAAGAGCAGTATTCAGAGCATGAGAGTTAAGAGAGAATCTGCTGAAACCAAGGCGACAGATCAG GATGGAAATGGAATAGATGTGGAACAAGTGAGAGGCACAGAATCTGTAGCTGATGGAGTTGCCTCCTCGAAACAGGCCTCT CCAATTGATGCAAGTTCGATGGCCATAGATGAACCAGGTACAGTCATGGCTGAACCAGAGAGATCAAACAAAGTACAGGAACAACCAGCAATGCATCAGAAACCATGA
- the LOC124694535 gene encoding histone deacetylase 1 isoform X3, which translates to MDISAGGGGNSLPTTGTDGSKRRVCYFYDAEVGNYYYGQGHPMKPHRIRMTHALLAHYGLLDQMQVLKPHPARDRDLCRFHADDYVSFLRSVTPETQQDQIRALKRFNVGEDCPVFDGLYTFCQTYAGGSVGGAVKLNHGHDIAINWAGGLHHAKKCEASGFCYVNDIVLAILELLKYHQRVLYVDIDIHHGDGVEEAFYTTDRVMTVSFHKFGDYFPGTGDIRDVGHSKGKYYSLNVPLDDGIDDESYQSLFKPIMAKVMEIFRPGAVVLQCGADSLSGDRLGCFNLSIKGHAECVRFMRSFNVPVLLLGGGGYTIRNVARCWCYETGVALGHELADKMPLNEYYEYFGPDYTLHVAPSNMENKNTHRQLDEIRSRLLDNLTKLRHAPSVQFQERPPEAEQPEVVLPLW; encoded by the exons ATGGAcatctccgccggcggcggcggcaactcGCTCCCCACCACCGGCACGGACGGCTCCAAGCGCCGCGTCTGCTACTTCTACGACGCGGAGGTGGGCAACTACTACTACGGGCAGGGCCACCCGATGAAGCCGCACCGCATCCGCATGACTCACGCCCTGCTCGCCCACTACGGCCTCCTCGACCAGATGCAGGTCCTCAAGCCGCACCCCGCCCGCGACCGCGACCTCTGCCGCTTCCACGCCGACGACTACGTCTCCTTCCTCCGCTCTGTCACCCCCGAGACGCAGCAGGACCAGATCCGCGCCCTCAAGCGCTTCAACGTCGGCGAGGACTGCCCCGTCTTCGACGGCCTCTACACCTTCTGCCAGACCTACGCCGGCGGCTCCGTCGGCGGCGCCGTCAAGCTCAACCACGGACACGACATCGCCATCAACTGGGCCGGCGGCCTGCACCACGCCAAGAAGTGCGAGGCGTCAGGATTCTGCTACGTCAACGACATCGTACTCGCCATCCTCGAGCTCCTCAAATACCACCAG CGCGTTCTCTATGTGGATATCGATATCCACCACGGGGACGGCGTGGAGGAGGCGTTCTACACCACGGACAGGGTGATGACGGTCTCGTTCCACAAGTTTGGGGATTATTTCCCGGGGACCGGAGACATTCGTGATGTTGGCCACTCCAAGGGGAAGTACTACTCCCTGAATGTCCCGTTGGACGACGGGATCGATGACGAGAGCTACCAATCGTTGTTCAAGCCGATCATGGCCAAGGTTATGGAGATTTTCCGCCCTGGCGCCGTGGTGCTCCAGTGCGGCGCGGACTCCTTGTCGGGTGACAGGTTGGGCTGCTTCAACCTATCCATCAAGGGGCACGCGGAGTGCGTGAGATTCATGAGGTCCTTCAATGTCCCCGTGCTGCTGCTTGGCGGCGGCGGGTATACCATCAGAAACGTTGCGAGATGTTGGTGCTATGAG ACAGGAGTGGCACTTGGTCATGAGCTTGCTGACAAGATGCCGCTAAATGAGTATTATGAGTATTTTGGTCCAGATTATACTCTTCATGTTGCACCAAGTAACATGGAGAACAAAAACACACACAGGCAATTGGATGAAATAAGATCAAGACTTCTCGATAATCTTACAAAACTCCGACATGCTCCTAGTGTTCAGTTTCAAGAGCGACCTCCTGAGGCCGAGCAACCTGAG GTGGTATTGCCATTATGGTAG
- the LOC124694535 gene encoding histone deacetylase 1 isoform X1 — protein sequence MDISAGGGGNSLPTTGTDGSKRRVCYFYDAEVGNYYYGQGHPMKPHRIRMTHALLAHYGLLDQMQVLKPHPARDRDLCRFHADDYVSFLRSVTPETQQDQIRALKRFNVGEDCPVFDGLYTFCQTYAGGSVGGAVKLNHGHDIAINWAGGLHHAKKCEASGFCYVNDIVLAILELLKYHQRVLYVDIDIHHGDGVEEAFYTTDRVMTVSFHKFGDYFPGTGDIRDVGHSKGKYYSLNVPLDDGIDDESYQSLFKPIMAKVMEIFRPGAVVLQCGADSLSGDRLGCFNLSIKGHAECVRFMRSFNVPVLLLGGGGYTIRNVARCWCYETGVALGHELADKMPLNEYYEYFGPDYTLHVAPSNMENKNTHRQLDEIRSRLLDNLTKLRHAPSVQFQERPPEAEQPEQDEDLENPDERHHADSDMEMDHAKPLEDSERKSSIQSMRVKRESAETKATDQQDGNGIDVEQVRGTESVADGVASSKQASPIDASSMAIDEPGTVMAEPERSNKVQEQPAMHQKP from the exons ATGGAcatctccgccggcggcggcggcaactcGCTCCCCACCACCGGCACGGACGGCTCCAAGCGCCGCGTCTGCTACTTCTACGACGCGGAGGTGGGCAACTACTACTACGGGCAGGGCCACCCGATGAAGCCGCACCGCATCCGCATGACTCACGCCCTGCTCGCCCACTACGGCCTCCTCGACCAGATGCAGGTCCTCAAGCCGCACCCCGCCCGCGACCGCGACCTCTGCCGCTTCCACGCCGACGACTACGTCTCCTTCCTCCGCTCTGTCACCCCCGAGACGCAGCAGGACCAGATCCGCGCCCTCAAGCGCTTCAACGTCGGCGAGGACTGCCCCGTCTTCGACGGCCTCTACACCTTCTGCCAGACCTACGCCGGCGGCTCCGTCGGCGGCGCCGTCAAGCTCAACCACGGACACGACATCGCCATCAACTGGGCCGGCGGCCTGCACCACGCCAAGAAGTGCGAGGCGTCAGGATTCTGCTACGTCAACGACATCGTACTCGCCATCCTCGAGCTCCTCAAATACCACCAG CGCGTTCTCTATGTGGATATCGATATCCACCACGGGGACGGCGTGGAGGAGGCGTTCTACACCACGGACAGGGTGATGACGGTCTCGTTCCACAAGTTTGGGGATTATTTCCCGGGGACCGGAGACATTCGTGATGTTGGCCACTCCAAGGGGAAGTACTACTCCCTGAATGTCCCGTTGGACGACGGGATCGATGACGAGAGCTACCAATCGTTGTTCAAGCCGATCATGGCCAAGGTTATGGAGATTTTCCGCCCTGGCGCCGTGGTGCTCCAGTGCGGCGCGGACTCCTTGTCGGGTGACAGGTTGGGCTGCTTCAACCTATCCATCAAGGGGCACGCGGAGTGCGTGAGATTCATGAGGTCCTTCAATGTCCCCGTGCTGCTGCTTGGCGGCGGCGGGTATACCATCAGAAACGTTGCGAGATGTTGGTGCTATGAG ACAGGAGTGGCACTTGGTCATGAGCTTGCTGACAAGATGCCGCTAAATGAGTATTATGAGTATTTTGGTCCAGATTATACTCTTCATGTTGCACCAAGTAACATGGAGAACAAAAACACACACAGGCAATTGGATGAAATAAGATCAAGACTTCTCGATAATCTTACAAAACTCCGACATGCTCCTAGTGTTCAGTTTCAAGAGCGACCTCCTGAGGCCGAGCAACCTGAG CAAGATGAAGATCTAGAGAATCCTGATGAAAGGCATCATGCTGATTCTGATATGGAAATGGATCATGCCAAGCCTCTGGAGGACTCtgaaag GAAGAGCAGTATTCAGAGCATGAGAGTTAAGAGAGAATCTGCTGAAACCAAGGCGACAGATCAG CAGGATGGAAATGGAATAGATGTGGAACAAGTGAGAGGCACAGAATCTGTAGCTGATGGAGTTGCCTCCTCGAAACAGGCCTCT CCAATTGATGCAAGTTCGATGGCCATAGATGAACCAGGTACAGTCATGGCTGAACCAGAGAGATCAAACAAAGTACAGGAACAACCAGCAATGCATCAGAAACCATGA